In Drosophila teissieri strain GT53w chromosome 2R, Prin_Dtei_1.1, whole genome shotgun sequence, the following proteins share a genomic window:
- the LOC122613674 gene encoding glucose 1,6-bisphosphate synthase — protein sequence MSISLKRKTAISPQELLKTLELSGEEDLDLQIKNWVMWDRNEATLQQVTEAVKDQDWEALRVRLCHRITYLSTGLRGVMRAGFDSLNDVVIIEVAQGICAYLIDAYPSIQKRQTQGVVIGYDGRYNSKRFAQLIAAVFLNNDFKVFLFTRMTPTPFIPFTIVTLQCLAGIVVTASHNAKEDNGIKVYWTNGAQAMAPHDQRIHDYMMNNLEPKPSSWETSVVLDHPLVEDPYRQIYPLFYETLKQLLPPIYLETNECSQLRFIYTALHGVGYPFMREAFYQARLKPVIPVVEQKDPDPEFPTLISPNPEDGREALRLAIKKADAEHCTLVLANDPDVDRLAVAELDPRGRWKLFNGNELGALLGWWALENYKTRTPKPAVSNCIMIASLLSTRILAAMARVEGFIFVEGMPSFPWMAHRALELQKSGRTVLFAFEECFGYMFGMSLPDKDGIGAAMQLASMACYLRSTRNVTLIEKLREIYDTYGYHSSISSVYVADSPETITSIFDHLRNFTDEEGYPRCILEDEFEVVHIRDLTTGRDTSFSDGKARMPVNPDAQLITFTFTNGYVVTLRSAANDTRIKLNAEICGLPEEKQWEELHDKLNRMTNAVVEEFLEPEENGLTDASTIQ from the exons ATGTCGATCTCGCTGAAGCGGAAAACGGCGATTTCGCCGCAGGAGCTTCTGAAGACACTCGAGCTGTCCGGCGAAGAGGACCTCGATCTGCAGATCAAGAACTGGGTGATGTGGGACCGCAACGAGGCGACGCTGCAGCAGGTGACCGAGGCAGTCAAGGATCAGGATTGGGAGGCGTTGCGGGTGAGACTGTGCCATAGGATCACCTATCTGTCCACCGGCTTGAGGGGCGTGATGCGGGCCGGCTTCGACTCCTTGAACGATGTGGTGATCATCGAGGTGGCCCAGGGCATCTGCGCCTACCTCATCGATGCCTATCCGAGCATCCAGAAGAGGCAAACGCAGGGCGTGGTCATCGGCTACGACGGCAGATACAATAGCAAGCGGTTTGCCCAGCTCATCGCAGCCGTCTTCCTGAACAACGATTTCAAGGTGTTCCTCTTCACCCGGATGACACCTACGCCCTTCATACCCTTCACCATCGTGACGCTGCAGTGCCTGGCGGGGATCGTGGTCACTGCCTCCCACAACGCCAAGGAGGACAATGGCATCAAGGTTTACTGGACGAATGGCGCACAGGCGATGGCACCGCACGATCAGCGCATTCATGACTACATGATGAATAACCTGGAGCCGAAGCCGTCGTCCTGGGAAACTTCCGTAGTACTCGACCATCCCCTGGTGGAGGATCCCTATCGCCAGATATACCCACTCTTCTACGAGACTCTCAAGCAGCTTCTCCCGCCGATTTACCTGGAGACCAATGAGTGCAGCCAGCTGAGGTTCATCTACACGGCTCTTCACGGGGTGGGCTATCCCTTCATGAGGGAGGCCTTCTACCAGGCGCGCCTCAAGCCGGTGATTCCCGTGGTGGAGCAAAAGGATCCCGACCCAGAGTTTCCCACCCTTATCTCGCCGAATCCAGAAG ATGGCAGGGAAGCGCTGAGGCTGGCCATCAAGAAGGCGGATGCGGAGCACTGCACCCTGGTGCTGGCCAATGATCCGGATGTGGATCGCCTGGCTGTGGCGGAGCTGGATCCGCGGGGCCGCTGGAAGCTGTTCAATGGCAACGAGCTGGGCGCTTTGCTCGGCTGGTGGGCACTGGAGAACTACAAGACCAGGACACCCAAGCCAGCCGTGTCCAATTGCATAATGATAGCCTCACTGCTCAGCACACGCATCCTGGCGGCCATGGCTCGAGTGGAGGGCTTCATCTTTGTGGAGGGCATGCCCAGTTTTCCCTGGATGGCACATCGCGCCTTGGAGCTGCAAAAGTCTGGAAGGACGGTGCTCTTTGCGTTCGAGGAGTGCTTTGGCTACATGTTCGGAATGAGCCTGCCGGATAAGGATGGCATTGGAGCTGCCATGCAGTTGGCCAGCATGGCCTGCTATCTGCGCAGCACGAGGAACGTGACGCTGATCGAGAAGCTGAGGGAGATCTACGACACATATGGCTACCACTCGTCGATCTCATCGGTTTATGTGGCCGACAGTCCAGAGACAATCACCAGCATCTTCGATCATTTGCGCAACTTCACGGACGAAGAGGGCTATCCCAGGTGCATCCTGGAGGACGAATTCGAGGTGGTTCACATCCGGGACTTGACCACCGGTAGGGACACCTCCTTCAGTGATGGCAAGGCTCGCATGCCAGTCAATCCAGATGCCCAGCTGATTACCTTTACCTTCACCAATGGCTATGTGGTCACCCTGCGATCGGCAGCCAACGATACCAGGATCAAACTGAATGCGGAGATCTGTGGCTTGCCGGAGGAGAAGCAGTGGGAGGAGCTCCACGACAAGCTGAACAGGATGACCAACGCCGTGGTGGAGGAGTTCCTCGAACCCGAGGAGAATGGGCTTACGGATGCCTCGACGATTCAATAA